The Penaeus monodon isolate SGIC_2016 chromosome 5, NSTDA_Pmon_1, whole genome shotgun sequence genome window below encodes:
- the LOC119573378 gene encoding uncharacterized protein LOC119573378, translating to MLASLTMRLWVILASLSLVWVTMADSVNTISPEARSSPPTLWILELRKVSRETTPNDPTSRDHDVKIVLDEHILIVGVTRWTLTFLMGGQQFTSSLDAVTETDGIQREFVFKTELVEGATAVLLTAKGRSGSVLATGTAYVQIPNLDSNVAWVGEEYHLSTPSSLRVDPGTLSEVWVANRVCRREKAPCYFLQKELPEIVSRCLTLSDSLTNAPLILCDDTVLPFHELYQTPSLYISDDHLLEVSMILPQGVVLEGREVVAYDPEDPSVVFSPEGFRCNPSAGVGDRGERTCTQRLEMTEAKDAVSVLVVLVYPDGGRLESKLLTYRGQEPRASQTGVIVGSVVGGLVGVVLIAVAVFLLLRWRKTKGKKESSRSSSQYAATPTSDPAVA from the exons ATGTTGGCATCCCTAACGATGAGGCTGTGGGTGATATTGGCAAGCCTGAGCCTAGTATGGGTCACAATGGCCGATTCTGTGAATACTATTTCTCCTGAAG CTCGCTCCAGCCCTCCGACCCTCTGGATACTCGAACTACGAAAAGTGTCCCGCGAGACAACACCAAACGACCCCACATCCCGAGACCACGACGTCAAAATCGTGCTGGACGAACACATCCTCATCGTGGGCGTGACTCGCTGGACACTCACGTTCCTCATGGGCGGACAGCAGTTCACGAGTTCCTTAGACGCCGTCACGGAGACCGACGGCATCCAGAGGGAGTTCGTTTTCAAGACGGAGCTCGTGGAAGGCGCCACCGCGGTCCTGCTGACGGCGAAGGGAAGGAGCGGCAGCGTGTTGGCGACGGGGACAGCCTACGTGCAGATTCCGa ACTTGGACTCCAACGTGGCTTGGGTAGGGGAGGAATaccacctctccaccccctcctcactGCGAGTCGACCCTGGCACCCTGTCGGAGGTGTGGGTCGCCAATCGAGTGTGCAGAAGAGAGAAGGCCCCCTGTTACTTCCTGCAGAAGGAGCTGCCGGAGATTGTTTCTCGGTGTCTGACTCTCTCCGACTCTCTCACCAACGCGCCGCTTATCCTGTGTGACGATACCGTGCTTCCCTTTCACG AACTGTACCAGACACCGAGCCTCTACATCTCCGACGACCACCTGCTGGAAGTGAGCATGATTCTGCCGCAGGGTGTGGtcctggagggaagggaggtcgTCGCCTACGACCCTGAAGACCCCAGCGTCGTCTTCTCCCCTGAAGGCTTCAGGTGTAATCCTTCAGCAGGAGTGGGAGACCGAGGGGAACGCACGTGCACCCAGCGACTCGAGATGACCGAGGCTAAGGACGCAGTGtcggtgttggtggtgttggtgtatcCCGACGGAGGACGCCTGGAGTCGAAGCTCCTTACGTACAGAG GTCAGGAACCTCGGGCGTCGCAAACGGGCGTGATCGTGGGTTCGGTCGTGGGCGGGCTGGTGGGCGTGGTCCTTATCGCTGTTGCCGTCTTCTTGCTGTTAAG ATGGAGGAAAaccaaaggaaagaaggaatcaTCGAGGAGTTCGTCGCAATACGCTGCCACGCCGACCTCTGACCCCGCTGTGGCGTAG